A DNA window from Daucus carota subsp. sativus chromosome 3, DH1 v3.0, whole genome shotgun sequence contains the following coding sequences:
- the LOC108214952 gene encoding protein PHOX1: MVKKFGKKKKHAGDISGSSKTRQNKVGESAQNVYDKDTAVFISMSQELKDEGNKCFQSRDYEGAMLKYEKALKLLPRNHINVSYLRSNLAACYMQMGLNEYPRAIHECNLALEVTPKYSKALLKRARCYEAMNRLELALRDISTVLKMEPNNLMALEIADRVKRSIGIKGPKGNEPEIDSVQIPEYLEPTYTVPTKKKSNRVKEKRAGDNTQENTTMEENEEDEVREKAIENVEEGSPEDKLIVEDHIDNVMEEEPKRTLKLVFGEDIRWAQAPIGCSILKLREIIRDRFPGLNAVLVKYRDQEGDLVTLTTNEELKLAEAAAEQHSSLRLYIVEVNPEQDPFFEVVKREERGHGRSSCIDDWIVQFAQLFKNHIGVNSDAYLDLHKLGMKFYTEAMEEAITSEEAQDIFNTASDKFQEMAALALFNWGNVHMSRARKRVYLTEDSGKSVLTQVEDAFDWARKEYLKAGERYQEALKIKQDFYEGVVALGQQQFELAKLTWYHAIATNVNLEMWPSSDMIQLYNCAEDNMDKGMQMWEDAEAQRQNEISDANKVKALLKKLGSHGLIKDITVDEAKEQAANMRSQINMLWGTILYERSIMEYKLGLPVWHESLEAGVEKFELAGASQTDLAVMIKNHSSNGTSSEGLGFNIDEIVQAWNEMYEAKKWQPSVPSFRLEPLLRRRASEFYQVLEHS; this comes from the exons ATGGTGAAAAAGTTTGGGAAGAAGAAAAAACATGCAGGAGATATATCAGGAAGTTCGAAAACTAGACAGAATAAGGTTGGGGAAAGTGCGCAAAATGTTTATGATAAGGATACAGCAGTGTTCATTTCAATGTCGCAGGAATTGAAAGACGAAGGGAATAAGTGTTTTCAGAGTAGGGATTATGAAGGTGCCATGTTGAAATACGAGAAGGCTCTAAAGTTGCTTCCACGGAATCATATAAATGTATCATATCTACGGAGTAACCTGGCTGCTTGCTATATGCAGATGGGTCTTAATGAGTATCCTCGAGCAATTCATGAGTGTAATTTGGCTCTTGAAGTCACGCCTAAATATAGCAAAGCGCTTTTGAAGAGAGCTAGGTGTTATGAGGCAATGAATCGGCTGGAATTGGCATTGAGAGACATTAGCACTGTTCTGAAGATGGAGCCAAATAATCTTATGGCATTGGAAATTGCCGATAGAGTGAAAAGATCAATTGGGATAAAAGGTCCCAAGGGGAATGAACCCGAGATTGATTCAGTTCAAATCCCTGAGTATCTGGAACCTACTTATACCGTGCCGACAAAAAAGAAGAGTAACAGAGTAAAGGAAAAAAGGGCTGGAGACAACACTCAGGAGAATACAACTATGGAAGAAAATGAGGAGGATGAAGTTAGGGAGAAAGCTATAGAAAATGTTGAGGAAGGGAGTCCTGAAGATAAGTTGATAGTGGAGGACCATATAGATAATGTTATGGAAGAAGAGCCAAAAAGGACCCTAAAATTGGTGTTTGGGGAAGATATACGATGGGCTCAAGCTCCAATAGGTTGCAGTATCTTGAAACTGAGGGAAATAATACGTGATCGGTTTCCAGGTTTAAATGCTGTCCTTGTCAAATACAGGGACCAAGAAGGTGATTTGGTTACTCTTACAACTAATGAAGAATTGAAATTGGCTGAAGCAGCTGCTGAACAACACAGTTCTCTCAGGCTGTATATCGTAGAAGTTAATCCGGAACAAGACCCATTCTTTGAGGTGGTTAAAAGGGAAGAGAGAGGACATGGTCGTTCATCTTGTATTGATGACTGGATCGTCCAGTTTGCTCAACTATTTAAGAACCACATTGGAGTGAATTCTGATGCCTATCTGGATCTTCACAAGCTTGGAATGAAGTTCTACACAGAAGCTATGGAGGAGGCAATTACAAGTGAAGAAGCCCAAGACATTTTCAACACAGcatcagataaattccaggagaTGGCAGCTCTGGCCTTGTTCAATTGGGGAAATGTTCATATGTCCAGGGCAAGGAAGCGAGTGTACTTGACAGAAGATTCAGGAAAATCTGTACTTACGCAGGTTGAAGATGCATTTGATTGGGCACGGAAGGAATATCTAAAAGCAGGAGAGAGATACCAAGAAGCACTAAAAATCAAACAAGATTTTTATGAAGGAGTTGTAGCTCTAGGACAGCAGCAGTTTGAGCTCGCAAAACTTACCTGGTATCATGCAATTGCTACCAATGTTAATTTGGAAATGTGGCCTTCGTCAGACATGATTCAACTTTATAATTGTGCCGAGGACAATATGGATAAGGGAATGCAGATGTGGGAGGATGCAGAAGCGCAGCGTCAAAATGAAATATCCGATGCAAATAAGGTGAAAGCCCTTCTAAAGAAATTGGGTTCACATGGTTTAATAAAAGACATAACTGTGGATGAAGCTAAAGAGCAGGCTGCAAATATGAGGTCTCAGATTAACATGTTGTGGGGAACCATCCTGTATGAAAGATCAATCATGGAATACAAACTAGGCCTTCCAGTTTGGCACGAAAGCTTGGAGGCTGGAGTTGAAAAGTTTGAGCTTGCTGGAGCCTCTCAAACAGACTTGGCTGTTATGATAAAGAACCACTCTTCCAATGGCACATCATCAGAAG GATTAGGATTTAATATCGATGAAATAGTACAAGCATGGAATGAAATGTATGAAGCAAAAAAATGGCAACCTAGTGTTCCTTCTTTCCGACTGGAACCACTGCTTCGCAGACGAGCTTCAGAGTTCTATCAAGTCCTGGAGCATTCATGA
- the LOC108215453 gene encoding protein OS-9 homolog, whose product MRLILWRAILLSIHLFNVVVSSDQIFPAHTGGSFSRSSREPNYGIEFHSPDLPFHPDDDQESVIMPGKDGQKFICFLPKVEKSKSEKPISQQNTSSVIVGTEKRLKPKTPDELLEVLKDRCFIRQEGWWSYEFCYQKKLRQIHLEDDKVVQEFVLGVYDDEATAAYNQNLSDISTLKDPRSKDASQRYHAHQYTNGTMCDLTNQPRETEVRYVCSEPRAMISSITELATCKYALTIQGPMLCKHPLFQEERPVWHNINCNPLPKDYTESKVEEDSYQPEKITMVTDI is encoded by the exons ATGAGACTGATCTTATGGCGCGCCATACTTCTATCAATTCATCTATTCAACGTCGTCGTTTCATCCGATCAGATCTTCCCAGCTCATACAG GTGGATCATTTAGTCGTAGCTCCCGCGAACCAAATTACGGAATTGAGTTTCATTCTCCAGACTTACCTTTTCATCCT GATGATGATCAGGAATCTGTGATCATGCCCGGAAAAGATGGGCAGAAATTTATATGTTTCTTGCCTAAAGTGGAGAAATCGAAGAGTGAAAAGCCAATTAGTCAGCAGAACACTAGTAGTGTAATTGTGGGGACTGAGAAGCGCTTAAAACCAAAGACGCCAGATGAGCTTCTTGAAGTTTTGAAGGACCGATGTTTTATCAGA CAAGAGGGGTGGTGGTCCTATGAATTTTGTTATCAAAAGAAGTTGAGGCAGATACATTTAGAGGATGACAAG GTAGTTCAAGAGTTTGTTTTGGGTGTGTATGATGATGAAGCTACAGCTGCTTACAACCAAAATCTCTCTGACATTTCCACGCTGAAAGATCCTCGCTCCAAAGATGCATCACAAAG GTATCACGCTCATCAATACACAAATGGAACTATGTGTGATCTCACTAACCAACCTCGGGAGACGGAG GTGAGATATGTTTGCTCTGAACCTAGAGCTATGATTAGCTCTATCACTGAGTTAGCCACTTGCAAGTATGCGCTCACAATCCAAGGCCCAATGTTATGCAAGCACCC ATTGTTTCAGGAGGAAAGACCGGTGTGGCATAATATTAACTGTAATCCACTTCCAAAAGATTACACAGAATCCAAAGTGGAGGAAGATAGTTATCAACCGGAGAAGATAACCATGGTCACAGacatataa
- the LOC108211254 gene encoding calcium uptake protein, mitochondrial: MHSSWAVLRKPRSSIIFTFSRKTYRPFFNQANKNSSAPLVSLSNLCGGGGWNNRYKYSGNDKSNDVKCSYFSWFLRSVCLGVVVGSSSNSCIAYADDSQQQYADAAVKKPMFLFGDSYRKKVFFKYEKRIRMQSPPEKVFEYFASYRAPDGEVFMTPADLMRAVVPVFPPTGDTRVRVGSLKGEWSPGDLQCAPSEFFMLFDTNNDGLISFAEYIFFVTLLSIPESSFSVAFKMFDLDNNGEIDKDEFRKVMNIMRSQNRQASRHRDGKRQGLKVSGSVEEGGLLEYFFGKDGKACLEHGRFVKFLEDLHEEILQLEFKHYDHKSRKAISAKDFALSMVASADMKHIDKFLKIVDQLEDEPRMRDIHITFEEFKNYAELRKRLRPLSMAISSFGKANELLTKADFQRAADQVCGIQLSNNVVDVIFHVFDVNHDGSLSAEEFLRVMQRREGDGTLPREAGVMGLISCWLSCTKSCKSAQIFR; encoded by the exons ATGCATAGTTCTTGGGCAGTGCTGAgaaaacccagatcatcaaTCATATTTACCTTTTCCAGAAAAACTTACCGTCCCTTCTTTAACCAGGCCAATAAAAATAGTAGTGCACCATTAGTTTCATTGTCTAATCTTTGTGGTGGTGGTGGCTGGAATAACAGGTACAAATACAGTGGCAATGACAAGAGTAATGATGTGAAATGTAGTTATTTTTCATGGTTTCTTAGATCAGTGTGTTTGGGAGTTGTCGTCGGGTCTAGCTCTAATTCTTGTATAGCCTATGCTGATGATTCTCAACAGCAGTATGCTGATGCAGCTGTCAAGAAACCAATGTTCTTGTTTGGAG ATTCATACAGAAAAAAGGTTTTCTTCAAGTATGAAAAGCGCATTAGAATGCAGAGTCCTCCTGAAAAG GTGTTCGAGTACTTTGCATCATACCGAGCCCCTGACGGAGAAGTGTTTATGACACCAGCTGACCTGATGCGGGCAGTTGTTCCAGTATTTCCTCCTACTGGAGACACTCGTGTAAGAGTGGGAAGTTTGAAAGGGGAGTGGTCTCCTGGAGACTTACAGTGTGCTCCGTCCGAGTTCTTCATGCTTTTTGATACTAATAATGATGGACTAATATCTTTTGCAGA GTACATCTTCTTCGTGACACTCCTAAGCATACCCGAATCAAGCTTTTCTGTGGCATTTAAAATGTTTGATCTCGACAATAACGG AGAGATCGATAAGGATGAATTCAGGAAAGTGATGAACATAATGAGGTCCCAAAATAGACAGGCCTCTAGGCACAGGGATGGAAAGCGTCAAGGACTAAAAGTTTCGGGTTCTGTAGAGGAAGGAGGCCTTCTTGAGTACTTTTTCGGCAAAGATGGTAAGGCCTGCCTTGAACATGGAAGATTCGTGAAATTCCTGGAAGACTTGCACGAAGAA ATACTGCAATTAGAGTTCAAACATTATGATCACAAGTCAAGGAAAGCCATATCAGCCAAAGATTTTGCACTGTCAATGGTTGCTTCTGCTGACATGAAACACATCGATAAATTCCTCAAAATTGTGGATCAACTAGAGGACGAACCACGTATGAGGGATATCCACATCACATTCGAAGAATTCAAGAACTATGCAGAGCTACGTAAAAGACTCCGCCCCTTGTCTATGGCAATTTCCAGCTTTGGGAAGGCGAATGAACTGCTCACCAAGGCAGATTTTCAAAGAGCTGCTGATCAG GTCTGCGGCATTCAGCTGAGCAACAATGTAGTCGACGTGATATTTCATGTGTTCGATGTAAACCATGATGGAAGTTTAAGTGCAGAAGAGTTTCTCAGAGTCATGCAAAGAAGAGAAGGGGATGGTACTCTGCCTAGGGAAGCAGGTGTTATGGGATTGATTTCATGCTGGTTGTCTTGTACAAAAAGCTGTAAATCTGCCCAGATTTTTCGCTAG
- the LOC108211256 gene encoding uncharacterized protein LOC108211256 — MDWYSWLSETALDPLHTYKYGRLFTNNQLRAEDVIRFDHDFLQSLGISVAKHRLEILKLRDKKVEKDSRKLSIALAIRKTKSLLGKYWTRPRMALLEQLKPWTSQWRKKDARVYDNKRRIMKSGPMERTNGDTCVLKNKSGSKSGPVDWKVQERLMSSSWNSPSPVCVPSPVRDTKTFNESGVGGKWSMSPRFESDQYKNKDTVSHNELHSIWSLMFEDIKPT; from the coding sequence ATGGACTGGTACTCGTGGCTTTCAGAAACCGCGCTAGACCCATTACACACATACAAATACGGTCGCCTGTTCACCAACAACCAGCTCCGAGCAGAGGATGTGATCCGATTCGACCATGATTTTCTTCAAAGTCTAGGCATTTCCGTAGCCAAACACCGGCTCGAGATACTTAAACTTCGTGATAAGAAAGTTGAGAAAGACAGCAGAAAATTGAGCATTGCTTTGGCAATTAGGAAAACAAAGAGTTTGTTGGGTAAATATTGGACTAGGCCGAGAATGGCACTCTTGGAGCAGCTGAAGCCTTGGACATCACAGTGGAGGAAAAAAGATGCACGGGTGTATGATAACAAGAGGCGCATTATGAAATCAGGGCCAATGGAAAGAACAAATGGAGATACGTGTGTACTGAAAAATAAGAGTGGTAGTAAATCAGGGCCTGTGGATTGGAAAGTGCAGGAAAGATTGATGTCTTCAAGTTGGAATTCTCCATCACCAGTGTGTGTCCCGAGTCCAGTGCGCGACACGAAGACCTTCAATGAATCTGGAGTTGGGGGTAAATGGAGTATGAGTCCCAGGTTTGAGAGTGATCAGTACAAAAACAAGGATACAGTGAGCCATAATGAACTTCACTCGATATGGTCCTTGATGTTTGAAGATATCAAGCCTACCTAA